Proteins from one Colias croceus chromosome 22, ilColCroc2.1 genomic window:
- the LOC123701804 gene encoding uncharacterized protein LOC123701804 — MDRVVSLVFLITPVFSQYAMNTGMRADVTFDVRNDRFDMGDLIRKQNKYYGVTAMDPQSSEEYRRNYGQDRDQFPIFRRRGDDSSEHKHRRQTNKGRMTRKSKSLSKTRQQMLNDIKREREARLNNILNEALLRINSARRNEDFAYHDEIVSNSDNEEDFKRNLNTFKANVKENSGKLEDVEDILSNLVSKGRRSMPDEDQKVLLHYAFPVNMRVEGFLQTP; from the exons ATGGACAGAGTG GTTTCACTTGTTTTCCTGATAACTCCAGTCTTCTCTCAATATGCAATGAACACTGGGATGAGAGCTGATGTTACGTTCGATGTTCGCAATGACAGATTTGACATGGGCGACCTCATACGGAAACAAAATAAGTACTACGGAGTTACAGCCATGGACCCACAATCATCAGAAGAATATAGACGCAATTACGGACAAGATAGAGACCAATTTCCCATATTTAGAAGAAGAGGAGACGACTCAAGCGAACATAAACATAGACGACAAACGAACAAAGGCAGAATGACTAGAAAATCTAAATCACTAAGTAAAACGAGACAGCAGATGTTGAATGACATTAAAAGGGAAAGAGAGGCTCGATTGAATAACATTCTAAACGAAGCCTTATTAAGAATAAATTCAGCTAGACGAAATGAGGATTTCGCTTATCACGATGAAATCGTAAGCAATAGTGACAATGAAGAAGACTTTAAGAGAAATCTTAATACATTTAAAGCTAACGTTAAAGAGAATTCGGGTAAATTGGAGGATGTTGAAGATATTCTTAGTAACTTAGTGAGTAAAGGCAGACGCAGCATGCCAGATGAAGACCAGAAGGTTTTATTGCATTATGCCTTTCCAGTAAATATGAGGGTTGAAGGATTTCTTCAGACACCTTGA